One Rosa chinensis cultivar Old Blush chromosome 5, RchiOBHm-V2, whole genome shotgun sequence genomic region harbors:
- the LOC112167259 gene encoding receptor-like protein 2 encodes MANGFLVLLFIFSTFSTNIHACNQPERSSLQTFALTLSASTPLNWTSGDCCLWEGITCNPGGSVTHLSLPSKGLKLKGGNFPSSSLENLTHLTHLNLSHNSLYGLIEPSSGFFLSLSHLEVLDLSYNLLSGELPLSLPFRYIRVVDLSNNRIKGTIQSSFLQRAWNLSSLNVSNNHLTGQIPSSLCLHSSSVRLLDFSFNEFSGIFPPGLLNCSKLEVLRAGFNDLSGPLPSDIYHVPTLQEISLPSNNLFGPISNSIVNLTNLRVLELYFNKLTGLLPLNVGKLTILTHLVLHSNNLQGSLPPSLMNCTTLIELNLGYNQLGGDISKLNFSRLTQLSKLDLVDNHFTGTLPISLYSCKSLGAIRLSENDIEGEIKPEILSLKSLSFLSLTQYRLTNITGAMQILMSSKSLTVLILSHNFIGEEMPDGDGLMIDSAFQNLRALGLPDCQLTGQIPLWLSKLKKLEGLDLASNRITGRIPSWLGALPNLFVIRLTNNSLSGGFPKELCNLQALVSPQKAATQTVHGSLELPIYTQRTNASVTELQYKYLSSFPRAIYIRNNSLSGRIPNEIGQLQLLQELDLSLNNLLGGIPNQISNLTNLERLDLSRNQLSGKIPASLSSLHFLSSFTVAYNNLQGQIPSSTQLQGFSATAFEGNPGLCGAPLPNNCQQMNISGINNRTEDVHNGIELPWLHISVALGFITGFWGVCGPLVLSRSWRCAYFQFLYKIKDKFKKW; translated from the coding sequence ATGGCTAATGGCTTCCTTGTCCTCCTTTTCATATTCTCTACTTTTTCCACAAACATTCATGCATGCAACCAACCTGAACGCAGCTCTCTTCAGACCTTCGCCCTCACTTTGTCTGCTTCAACTCCTCTAAATTGGACTTCCGGTGATTGCTGCCTTTGGGAGGGCATCACTTGTAATCCAGGTGGTTCGGTCACTCATTTGAGCTTACCCTCTAAAGGCCTCAAACTCAAAGGAGGTAATTTTCCTTCTTCATCACTTGAAAATCTCACACATCTCACCCACCTCAACCTCTCCCATAATTCACTTTATGGTTTGATAGAGCCAAGTAGTGGCTTCTTCTTGTCCTTGAGTCATCTTGAGGTCCTTGATTTGAGCTATAACCTTCTCTCCGGAGAGCTACCCTTGTCTCTACCTTTCAGATATATCAGAGTAGTGGATTTATCCAACAACCGAATTAAAGGCACAATTCAATCTTCATTCCTCCAGCGTGCCTGGAATTTGAGCAGTTTAAATGTCAGCAACAATCACTTGACAGGCCAAATCCCATCCTCTCTCTGTCTTCATTCCTCTTCGGTTAGACTCTTGGATTTCTCTTTCAATGAATTCAGTGGAATCTTTCCTCCTGGACTACTGAACTGCTCCAAGCTTGAGGTCCTTCGTGCCGGTTTCAATGATCTTTCAGGGCCCCTTCCTAGTGACATTTACCATGTTCCAACACTTCAAGAAATCTCATTACCTTCTAATAATCTTTTTGGACCCATTAGTAACAGCATTGTCAATCTCACCAACCTCAGAGTTCTAGAGCTCTACTTCAATAAGCTGACAGGGTTGCTTCCTCTCAATGTTGGGAAGCTCACCATATTGACGCACTTAGTCCTTCATTCCAACAATCTACAAGGTTCTCTGCCACCATCTTTGATGAATTGCACAACCCTTATAGAGCTGAATCTGGGATACAACCAATTGGGAGGAGATATCTCCAAGCTTAATTTCTCCAGACTTACTCAACTTAGTAAACTTGACCTTGTGGACAATCACTTCACTGGTACCTTGCCAATAAGCCTTTACTCATGCAAGTCTCTTGGAGCAATTCGACTGAGTGAGAATGATATAGAAGGAGAAATAAAACCCGAGATTTTATCACTGAAATCCCTGTCTTTCCTTTCCCTTACTCAATATAGACTGACCAATATCACAGGTGCAATGCAGATACTGATGAGTAGCAAAAGTCTCACGGTACTCATTTTGTCACATAACTTTATAGGTGAAGAAATGCCAGATGGAGATGGATTAATGATTGATTCTGCATTCCAAAACCTTAGGGCTTTGGGTTTACCCGATTGCCAACTTACAGGTCAAATACCATTATGGCTGTCAAAGCTGAAGAAACTTGAAGGCCTGGATCTGGCTTCTAATAGAATCACTGGCAGAATTCCTAGTTGGTTAGGGGCTCTTCCAAATTTGTTTGTTATAAGGTTGACTAATAACTCACTGTCAGGTGGATTTCCAAAGGAGCTTTGCAATTTACAAGCATTGGTATCACCACAAAAGGCTGCAACTCAAACAGTCCATGGTTCTCTCGAACTACCCATCTACACCCAACGCACTAATGCGTCTGTGACTGAATTGCAGTACAAGTATCTGTCCAGTTTTCCAAGAGCAATATACATCAGGAACAACAGTCTAAGTGGAAGGATACCTAATGAGATTGGTCAGTTGCAACTTCTTCAGGAACTTGATCTTAGCCTCAACAACTTGCTTGGCGGCATTCCAAACCAAATATCAAACCTCACAAACTTGGAGAGATTAGACCTCTCAAGAAACCAATTATCAGGGAAAATCCCAGCTTCACTATCTAGTCTTCATTTTTTGTCATCATTTACAGTTGCATACAATAATCTCCAAGGACAAATACCATCAAGCACCCAGCTCCAGGGCTTCAGCGCCACTGCATTTGAGGGGAACCCGGGACTTTGTGGAGCACCACTTCCAAATAATTGCCAACAGATGAATATAAGTGGGATAAATAATAGAACTGAAGATGTCCACAATGGTATTGAACTTCCATGGTTGCATATTTCTGTGGCTCTTGGTTTCATTACAGGATTCTGGGGAGTTTGTGGACCTCTGGTGCTGAGCAGGTCATGGAGATGTGCATATTTCCAGTTTCTGTATAAGATAAAAGATAAGTTCAAAAAATGGTAG
- the LOC112167266 gene encoding uncharacterized protein LOC112167266 isoform X2, whose protein sequence is MKEGNDLVVVLVHPYSVLGGCQGLWRGIAAGLAEKGFKAVTFDMRGVGRSTGKASLTGFSEIKDVISVCKWVSENLSANRSLLVGSSAGSRKKT, encoded by the exons atgaaggaggGCAATGATCTTGTGGTGGTTCTGGTCCATCCCTACTCTGTCCTGGGTGGCTGTCAAGGCCTTTGGAGAGGCAtagcagcagggttagctgagAAAGGTTTCAAAGCTGTCACTTTTGACATGAGAGGAGTTGGAAGGTCAACTGGAAAGGCTTCTCTTACTGGGTTTTCAGAAATCAAGGATGTGATTTCTGTGTGCAAATGGGTCTCTGAGAATTTGTCTGCTAATAGAAGTTTGCTTGTGGGTTCTTCTGCAG GTAGCAGAAAGAAGACGTGA
- the LOC112167266 gene encoding uncharacterized protein LOC112167266 isoform X1, which yields MKEGNDLVVVLVHPYSVLGGCQGLWRGIAAGLAEKGFKAVTFDMRGVGRSTGKASLTGFSEIKDVISVCKWVSENLSANRSLLVGSSAAQLSFNHLKLGF from the exons atgaaggaggGCAATGATCTTGTGGTGGTTCTGGTCCATCCCTACTCTGTCCTGGGTGGCTGTCAAGGCCTTTGGAGAGGCAtagcagcagggttagctgagAAAGGTTTCAAAGCTGTCACTTTTGACATGAGAGGAGTTGGAAGGTCAACTGGAAAGGCTTCTCTTACTGGGTTTTCAGAAATCAAGGATGTGATTTCTGTGTGCAAATGGGTCTCTGAGAATTTGTCTGCTAATAGAAGTTTGCTTGTGGGTTCTTCTGCAG CTCAACTGTCCTTTAATCATCTAAAGTTGGGATTTTGA